In Leifsonia sp. PS1209, the genomic stretch CGACCTGTTCGCCAAATCGCCGATGGTCGGCGACCAGGAGCAGTACTCCAGCGCGTTCGCCCTGATGGCCAGGCGCCTCGGCTACCCGACGAGGGTCGTGATGGGCTTCGCCCCGAAGGTGGTCGACGGCAAGCCGACGACGGTCACCGGCAACGATGTGACGGCGTGGGACGAGGTCGCGTTCGACGGCGTGGGCTGGGTGCCGTTCTTCCCGACGCCCACCAAGACGGACGCGCCCAAGAACCAGACCACCAAGCCGAAGCTCGAACCGCAGCCGCAGGTGCGCCAGCCTCCGCCCGCCGACCCCAAGGCACAGGACCTGCTCACCCCGGTGAAGACGAAGGACAACGAGCGCAAGAAGTCGGCGACCGGCTTCGCGATCCCCGCGTGGGCGTGGGTGGTCGGCGGCATCGTGGTCATTCCGCTGGTGCTGTACTTCGTGCCGCTGCTCATCGTCGCCGCCCTCAAACGGCGCAGGCGCAGGCGCAGGCTGACGACCGGACCGCCCGACCGCCGGGCGGCGGGCGCGTGGGACGAGCTCGCCGACGGCTACGACGAGCTCGGCCTCAGCGTGCCGCGCAACGCGACCAGGCTGCAGGCCGCCGCCGCGCTCGAAGCGCAGAGCGGAGAGCAGAACCTGCGCGTGCCGCAGGGCGGCCTCGCCACGCTGGCCCGCGACGTCGACGCCGCCGTGTTCGACGGCTCGGAGGTCAGCACGGACAGAGTGGATGCGGTCTGGCGCGCCTCCGACGCCGCCATCGGCGACGCGCGCTCGTCCGCGGGCGGGCTGCGGTCGCGCCTGGCCGCGTTCCGCTACCGCCGCGCGGCGAAGGACGGCAGGGGGAAGGGCAGCAGGGGGAAGAAGGGCAGCGCGTAGCTCCCCTATAGTGGCTGCGTGGATTCGCCCGACTTCATCGTGCCGCCGCCGCACCTCATCCCACCCCGTCACGACACGGGGACGGAGACGGTGCGGGTGCCGTCGCGCGAGCGTTCGCTCCCGGTGTTCGCTCCGCCCGCCGCCGCCCAGGCTCCGACCGCGGCGGCGCCTGCCCGCCAGTGGCGGCTGCTGCTGCCGGGCGGCCGCGCCGTGCCTGTCACGGGCACCGTGCTGGTCGGCAGGAACCCGGTGACGTTCGGGGCGTGGACGGACGCCGAACTGGTCGCCGTCGACGACCCGGCCGCGAGCGTCTCGAAGACGCACGCCGCCTTCGAGGCGCACGGCGACACGCTGACGGTGACGGACGCGCACTCGACCAACGGCGTCGTCGTCGTGGCGGACGGGAAGCGGGAACGCGAGCTGACGCCGGGGGAGCCTGCGCCGCTCGCGCACGGCGAGACCGTGCACCTCGGCCGGTACGCGGTGCGCGTCGAGCTCGCCTGACGGAAGCACCCGCCATCCGGTGATAACCTGACAACGTGTTTCACGGTCTGCTCCTCCTTAGCTGCCGCGACGAGTCCT encodes the following:
- a CDS encoding FHA domain-containing protein; this translates as MDSPDFIVPPPHLIPPRHDTGTETVRVPSRERSLPVFAPPAAAQAPTAAAPARQWRLLLPGGRAVPVTGTVLVGRNPVTFGAWTDAELVAVDDPAASVSKTHAAFEAHGDTLTVTDAHSTNGVVVVADGKRERELTPGEPAPLAHGETVHLGRYAVRVELA